One genomic window of Evansella cellulosilytica DSM 2522 includes the following:
- a CDS encoding substrate-binding domain-containing protein: MKKTNVTMRDIADKLGVSNVTVSKALNDKEGVSDELKSKIKLLADEMGYRINAAAKSMKQGLSYNIGIIIPERFVGRTQSFYLTFYKHISKVLEERNYSGILHILSAEDEERLVLPRIYYENKVDGFILLGQIGSEYVEFFKDNDIPRVFLDFYTDQSDIDSVVTDNFYGVYEITNYLINAGHKDIAFVGNIYSTSSIQDRYLGYYKSLLEHRISLNHDYVIFDRNEKGEYIEFELPDPLPTSFVCNCDEVAYNLINKLEKLGYSVPDDFSIVGFDNDIYASISEPKLTTVAVDVEMMSKTAVDLVIEKIFDKDKTSGRVLVKGNIIYRDSVKTIKDKVKA; this comes from the coding sequence ATGAAGAAGACAAATGTGACTATGCGAGATATAGCGGATAAGTTAGGGGTTAGTAATGTGACGGTCTCAAAAGCCCTTAATGATAAAGAAGGAGTTAGTGACGAGCTTAAGAGCAAAATTAAATTGTTAGCAGATGAAATGGGTTATCGGATTAATGCGGCGGCAAAATCGATGAAACAAGGCCTTTCTTATAACATTGGTATTATTATTCCGGAAAGGTTCGTAGGCAGGACACAATCCTTTTATTTAACCTTTTATAAGCACATCTCTAAAGTGTTAGAGGAAAGAAATTATTCGGGCATCCTCCATATTTTAAGTGCAGAAGATGAAGAAAGGCTTGTTTTACCACGCATTTATTATGAAAATAAAGTGGATGGCTTTATTTTATTAGGACAGATAGGTAGTGAGTATGTCGAATTTTTCAAAGATAATGACATACCAAGAGTCTTTTTAGACTTTTATACAGATCAATCGGATATTGATTCTGTTGTAACTGATAACTTCTACGGGGTTTATGAAATTACAAACTATTTGATTAACGCTGGTCATAAAGATATAGCGTTTGTCGGAAATATATACTCGACAAGTAGTATACAAGATCGTTATTTAGGGTACTATAAATCTCTTTTAGAGCACAGAATAAGCCTAAATCATGACTATGTAATTTTTGATAGAAATGAAAAGGGAGAATATATTGAATTTGAGCTACCAGACCCGTTACCGACTTCATTTGTATGTAACTGTGATGAAGTGGCCTATAATTTAATCAATAAATTAGAAAAGCTTGGCTATTCTGTTCCTGATGATTTTTCAATTGTAGGCTTTGATAATGACATTTACGCTTCTATATCAGAGCCGAAATTAACGACAGTAGCTGTTGACGTTGAGATGATGTCAAAGACAGCTGTAGATCTTGTTATTGAAAAAATATTCGATAAAGATAAAACGTCAGGAAGAGTTTTAGTTAAAGGTAATATTATTTATAGAGATTCTGTAAAAACGATCAAGGACAAGGTAAAGGCGTAA
- a CDS encoding DUF1540 domain-containing protein, translating into MAVDVLCEVSNCKFWERGNKCAADEIYVVSHKGKKAETQEETDCKTFDPGI; encoded by the coding sequence ATGGCTGTAGACGTTCTTTGTGAGGTAAGTAACTGTAAGTTTTGGGAAAGAGGAAACAAGTGTGCTGCTGATGAGATTTATGTCGTAAGTCATAAAGGTAAAAAAGCAGAAACACAGGAGGAAACAGATTGTAAAACGTTCGATCCTGGGATATAA
- a CDS encoding IS1182 family transposase: protein MSIVRQESLFSMQILFDLEPTQRYDEIFSAIDIHPILTIVVKRSNLGRPVELNYPAMIQALVVRLVERIPEMQLLVERLNTDLKFKLDCGFLISDPVPSEASFSRMITKIKDTDILEEVNSQIITDAINEEYITDPNIAIDSGHFEARDQAPSKKEEKPKSEPKKRGRKSKAEHEQWLKEKEAKEASLSIFEKKIEDQLDVSYDELHDQMPLHPTWGVKKNSEGKNVFWFGYKGHLAVDTKTQFILHSMISSGRLNDGKAAIPLLKGIERNFSELRMIYALMDAGYDYDAIYEQVHRMKGYSIIAYNKKNESEPIGFDENFAPTCVREHSYRYDSFDKKYQTLKYTRPKECRDCPLAEDTLCQKVYKIKIESDLRRYSAPARGSVAWKDRFKERSSVERVIGYLKEFFQLNNVRYRTGKRAKVHFDLVTMVYNGMKLASMRLAQKQYSMNSVAA, encoded by the coding sequence ATGTCTATTGTACGACAAGAGAGCCTTTTTAGCATGCAAATTTTATTTGACTTAGAACCTACCCAACGTTATGATGAGATTTTTTCAGCGATTGATATTCATCCCATCCTCACTATCGTAGTGAAAAGATCTAATTTAGGTAGACCTGTAGAATTAAACTATCCTGCAATGATTCAAGCACTCGTGGTGAGGCTTGTTGAGAGAATTCCCGAGATGCAACTCCTAGTTGAACGTTTAAACACCGACCTTAAGTTTAAGCTGGACTGTGGCTTTTTGATATCTGATCCAGTCCCTTCTGAAGCTTCATTTTCAAGGATGATTACAAAAATTAAAGATACAGACATTCTTGAAGAGGTAAACTCTCAAATAATAACTGATGCAATCAACGAAGAATATATTACAGATCCTAATATTGCGATTGACTCTGGTCACTTCGAGGCGAGAGATCAGGCTCCTTCAAAAAAAGAAGAGAAACCAAAGTCTGAGCCAAAGAAACGTGGGCGTAAATCAAAGGCCGAACATGAACAATGGTTAAAAGAGAAAGAAGCTAAGGAAGCATCCTTGTCTATTTTTGAAAAGAAAATTGAAGATCAACTAGACGTTTCTTACGATGAACTTCATGATCAAATGCCACTTCATCCTACATGGGGCGTGAAGAAAAATAGTGAAGGGAAAAATGTGTTTTGGTTTGGTTATAAAGGTCATTTAGCTGTTGATACCAAAACTCAGTTTATTCTTCATTCAATGATTTCCTCAGGTAGGCTAAACGATGGTAAAGCTGCTATACCTTTATTAAAAGGAATAGAGAGAAACTTTTCGGAACTTAGGATGATCTATGCACTAATGGATGCAGGATATGATTACGATGCAATCTATGAACAAGTCCATCGAATGAAAGGATATTCCATCATTGCTTATAACAAAAAAAATGAATCAGAGCCAATTGGGTTTGATGAAAATTTCGCTCCAACGTGTGTAAGGGAACATTCCTATCGATACGATAGCTTTGATAAAAAATACCAAACCTTAAAATACACACGTCCAAAAGAGTGTAGGGATTGTCCTCTAGCTGAAGATACATTATGCCAAAAGGTCTACAAGATAAAAATAGAGTCGGATTTACGCCGGTACAGTGCACCCGCACGCGGTTCAGTTGCCTGGAAAGATAGATTTAAGGAACGGAGTTCCGTTGAAAGGGTCATTGGATACCTAAAAGAATTCTTTCAGTTGAACAATGTAAGATATCGAACAGGAAAACGAGCTAAAGTCCATTTTGATTTGGTTACCATGGTGTACAATGGAATGAAATTAGCTAGCATGAGACTTGCTCAAAAACAATATTCAATGAATTCAGTAGCAGCTTAA
- a CDS encoding manganese catalase family protein: MFTRIDKLQIELPKPKAPDADGAAAVQELLGGKYGEMSTLNNYMFQSFNFRNKRKLKPFYDLVASITAEEFGHVELVSNTINLMIQGTTFPGDPDVTPMQNAKDKRNAHHYIATAQTAIPADSMGNAWTGDNVFNSGNLVLDLLHNFFLECGARTHKMRVYEMTDNPVAREMIGYLLVRGGVHVVAYAKALEIATGADVTKMVPIPNLDNSKFETARKFEAEGQHRKLYTFSARDYQDVSKIWKGQHPSDGGKLEVIQGTPQGGTIPDLEEIPEEFAPGVSYEDFQEIARRLQRQAGL; the protein is encoded by the coding sequence TTGTTTACTCGCATTGATAAACTTCAAATTGAATTACCTAAACCAAAAGCTCCAGATGCTGATGGAGCTGCAGCCGTACAGGAATTATTAGGTGGCAAATATGGTGAAATGTCAACGCTAAACAATTATATGTTTCAATCATTTAACTTTCGTAATAAAAGAAAATTAAAACCGTTTTATGATTTAGTTGCTAGTATTACTGCTGAAGAATTTGGTCATGTGGAGTTAGTTTCAAACACAATTAATTTAATGATACAAGGAACGACATTTCCAGGTGACCCAGATGTTACTCCTATGCAAAATGCAAAAGATAAAAGAAACGCGCACCATTATATTGCAACAGCACAAACTGCGATACCAGCCGACTCAATGGGAAATGCATGGACAGGAGATAACGTATTTAATAGTGGTAACTTAGTTTTAGATTTATTGCATAATTTTTTCTTAGAATGCGGAGCAAGAACACATAAAATGCGCGTTTACGAGATGACCGACAATCCAGTGGCTCGTGAGATGATAGGATATTTACTCGTTCGTGGTGGTGTCCATGTTGTGGCATATGCAAAAGCATTGGAAATAGCAACGGGTGCAGATGTTACGAAAATGGTACCAATACCAAATTTGGATAATAGTAAATTTGAAACAGCGAGGAAGTTTGAAGCAGAAGGTCAACACCGTAAGCTTTATACATTTAGTGCAAGAGACTATCAAGATGTCTCAAAAATATGGAAAGGACAACATCCAAGTGATGGAGGTAAGCTAGAGGTTATTCAAGGAACACCGCAAGGAGGAACAATTCCAGATTTAGAAGAAATACCGGAAGAGTTTGCACCTGGAGTATCCTATGAGGATTTCCAAGAAATTGCTAGACGTCTACAACGACAAGCTGGTTTATAA
- a CDS encoding response regulator transcription factor, protein MENISVLICDDSATVREQLKDTLKLNGITSIYEACDGEEAIEICHVNQPHLVFMDIIMPKMDGIAALKEIHQRYPSIKVIMASSTSGLAHLKKSKLLGAYTFIQKPISELAIKEVIEKYLDEKSDQTFNV, encoded by the coding sequence GTGGAGAATATTTCAGTATTAATTTGCGATGATTCTGCAACAGTGAGAGAACAATTGAAAGATACATTAAAATTAAACGGAATTACATCTATTTATGAAGCATGTGATGGTGAAGAGGCTATTGAAATTTGTCATGTAAATCAGCCCCACCTTGTATTTATGGATATCATTATGCCGAAAATGGATGGCATTGCAGCACTAAAAGAAATTCATCAACGATACCCTTCCATTAAAGTCATTATGGCGTCATCAACAAGTGGCCTAGCCCATCTAAAAAAATCCAAACTATTAGGTGCATATACTTTTATTCAAAAACCAATAAGTGAATTAGCAATAAAAGAAGTCATTGAGAAATACTTAGACGAAAAATCAGACCAAACATTTAATGTATAA
- the typA gene encoding translational GTPase TypA, producing the protein MNIREDIRNIAIIAHVDHGKTTLVDKLLHQSGTFRTNEQVEERAMDSNAIEKERGITILAKNTAINYEDKRINIMDTPGHADFGGEVERIMKMVDGVLLVVDAYEGTMPQTRFVLKKALEQKLTPIVVVNKIDRDFARPEEVVDEVIDLFIDLGADEDQLDFPVVYASAINGTASLNHEKQDDDMSCLFDSIIEHIPAPVNNQDEPLQFQVALLDYNDYLGRIGIGRVFRGTMKVGQQVALMKVDGSVKQFRVTKLFGFLGLKRIEIEEAKAGDLIAVSGMEEINVGETVCPVDAQDPLPILRIDEPTLQMTFSVNNSPFAGREGKYLTSRKIEERLRAQLETDVSLRVENTESPDVWIVSGRGELHLSILIENMRREGYELQVSKPEVIVREIDGVRCEPVERVQIDVPEEYTGAVMESLGARKGDMQNMTNNGSGQVRLEFMVPARGLIGYSTEFLTQTRGYGIINHTFDSYQPMVEGQVGGRRAGVMVSMEAGKASQYGIMQVEDRGQIFVETGTEIYAGMIVGEHSRENDITVNVTKLKQMTNMRSATKDQTVTMKKPRIMTLEEALEYLNDDELCEVTPESIRLRKKILDKNERERIAKKKKYANQV; encoded by the coding sequence ATGAATATTCGTGAAGATATTAGAAATATTGCAATTATTGCCCACGTTGATCATGGTAAAACAACGCTAGTCGATAAATTGCTGCACCAATCTGGAACGTTCCGAACAAATGAACAAGTAGAGGAAAGAGCAATGGATTCTAACGCCATTGAAAAAGAGCGTGGAATTACGATACTTGCGAAAAATACGGCAATTAATTATGAAGATAAACGAATTAACATTATGGATACACCTGGACATGCTGACTTTGGTGGCGAAGTAGAGCGTATCATGAAGATGGTAGATGGCGTTCTACTTGTAGTAGATGCCTACGAAGGAACAATGCCACAAACTCGTTTTGTATTAAAAAAAGCATTAGAGCAAAAGCTTACGCCGATAGTTGTTGTAAATAAAATAGATAGAGACTTTGCAAGACCTGAAGAAGTAGTAGATGAAGTTATTGACTTATTCATTGATCTAGGTGCGGATGAGGATCAGCTAGATTTCCCTGTAGTTTATGCCTCAGCTATTAACGGGACTGCAAGTCTAAATCATGAAAAGCAAGATGACGATATGAGCTGTCTATTTGATTCAATAATCGAACATATACCTGCCCCAGTGAACAATCAAGATGAACCTTTACAGTTCCAAGTTGCACTTTTAGATTATAATGACTATTTAGGTCGTATCGGTATTGGTCGTGTGTTTCGTGGCACGATGAAAGTAGGGCAGCAAGTAGCATTAATGAAAGTTGATGGATCTGTAAAACAGTTCAGAGTAACGAAACTCTTTGGTTTTCTTGGCTTAAAACGTATTGAAATAGAAGAAGCGAAAGCAGGGGACTTAATTGCAGTATCAGGTATGGAAGAGATCAACGTAGGGGAAACAGTTTGTCCAGTTGATGCACAAGACCCATTACCTATTTTACGAATTGATGAGCCGACTCTTCAAATGACATTCTCTGTTAATAATAGTCCTTTTGCTGGTCGCGAAGGAAAATATTTAACGAGTCGTAAAATTGAAGAAAGACTACGTGCACAGTTAGAAACTGATGTTAGTTTACGTGTTGAAAACACAGAGTCACCAGATGTTTGGATCGTTTCAGGACGTGGAGAATTACATTTGTCCATTTTAATTGAAAACATGAGACGTGAAGGATATGAGCTACAAGTGTCTAAACCAGAGGTTATTGTTCGTGAAATAGATGGCGTTCGCTGTGAGCCAGTTGAACGCGTACAAATTGACGTTCCAGAGGAGTATACTGGCGCTGTTATGGAATCGTTAGGTGCTAGAAAAGGTGACATGCAAAACATGACGAACAACGGTAGCGGACAAGTACGTTTAGAATTTATGGTTCCTGCACGTGGTTTAATTGGTTACTCAACTGAATTTTTAACTCAAACACGAGGGTACGGCATTATTAATCACACTTTTGATAGCTACCAGCCGATGGTTGAAGGGCAAGTAGGTGGACGTAGAGCTGGTGTGATGGTTTCTATGGAAGCAGGGAAGGCAAGTCAGTATGGAATTATGCAAGTAGAAGATAGAGGACAAATTTTTGTAGAGACTGGAACGGAAATTTATGCAGGTATGATTGTCGGAGAGCATTCTCGTGAAAATGACATAACCGTCAATGTTACGAAGTTAAAGCAAATGACTAACATGCGTTCAGCAACGAAGGATCAAACAGTTACGATGAAGAAACCAAGAATTATGACATTAGAAGAGGCGCTTGAGTACTTAAATGATGATGAGCTTTGTGAAGTTACTCCTGAATCTATTCGATTACGCAAAAAAATTCTTGATAAAAATGAAAGAGAAAGAATCGCTAAGAAGAAGAAATACGCAAACCAAGTTTAA
- a CDS encoding glycoside hydrolase family 130 protein encodes MTAKIIGEKLAEIPWEDKPIGHEFPVWRHSENPIIKRNPVKGISRIFNSAVAPFEDKFVGVFRAETINGRPHLTIGWSEDAVQWDIQAESINFEDEDGKPFHPKYAYDPRLVKVEDTYYIIWCTDFYGAAIGLAETKDFKRFVRLENPFLPFNRNGVLFPRKVNGNYMMLSRPSDSGHTPFGDIFLSESPDLKYWGKHRHVMSKGGHGWWQNVKIGGGPAPIETTEGWLVFYHGVTGTCNGYVYSMGVAVLDIDQPSKVKYRSLNLVLTPEMDYETTGFVDNVIFPCATLHCAESGKIAIYYGSADTCVGMAYTTVEEIVQYAKDTHESVGDDQELGKI; translated from the coding sequence ATGACAGCAAAAATTATTGGAGAAAAATTAGCGGAAATACCATGGGAAGACAAACCAATTGGCCACGAGTTTCCTGTTTGGAGACATTCAGAAAACCCGATAATAAAGAGGAATCCTGTAAAAGGAATTTCTCGTATTTTTAATAGTGCTGTTGCCCCGTTTGAAGATAAGTTTGTCGGTGTTTTTCGAGCTGAGACGATTAACGGTAGACCGCATTTAACTATAGGTTGGAGTGAGGATGCTGTTCAATGGGATATACAAGCAGAGTCGATTAATTTTGAAGATGAAGATGGCAAGCCTTTTCATCCTAAATATGCATATGACCCACGACTAGTTAAAGTCGAGGATACATATTATATTATTTGGTGTACTGATTTTTATGGTGCTGCTATTGGGTTAGCGGAGACAAAGGACTTCAAACGCTTTGTCCGTTTGGAAAATCCATTTTTACCTTTTAATCGAAATGGCGTACTATTCCCTAGGAAAGTAAATGGGAATTACATGATGCTTTCTCGCCCTTCTGATAGTGGGCATACGCCATTTGGGGATATTTTCTTAAGTGAAAGTCCTGATTTAAAGTACTGGGGGAAACATCGTCATGTCATGAGCAAGGGGGGACATGGTTGGTGGCAAAATGTAAAAATTGGTGGTGGTCCAGCTCCAATTGAAACGACAGAAGGCTGGCTTGTTTTCTATCACGGCGTAACAGGAACTTGTAATGGATATGTTTATAGTATGGGAGTTGCTGTATTAGATATTGACCAACCGTCAAAAGTGAAATATCGTTCTCTTAACCTCGTGTTGACGCCTGAAATGGATTATGAAACGACTGGATTTGTCGACAATGTTATTTTCCCTTGTGCTACTTTGCATTGTGCAGAGTCTGGGAAGATTGCCATATATTATGGGTCTGCTGATACGTGCGTAGGAATGGCTTATACAACGGTGGAGGAAATTGTCCAATATGCAAAAGATACGCATGAAAGTGTTGGGGATGATCAAGAATTAGGAAAAATATAG
- a CDS encoding YbjQ family protein — MIIVNTENIAGMEIKKALGIVSGNTVQAKHIGKDIVGGLRGLVGGKMVEYEEMFRESRAIAEKEMIAQAEKLGADAIVNVRYSSSSIMSGSSEVMVYGTAVILA; from the coding sequence ATGATTATTGTGAATACAGAAAATATCGCAGGAATGGAAATTAAAAAGGCTTTAGGCATTGTATCTGGTAATACAGTGCAAGCAAAGCATATTGGAAAAGATATTGTAGGAGGATTAAGAGGGTTAGTCGGGGGTAAAATGGTTGAGTATGAAGAAATGTTTCGTGAGTCGCGTGCAATTGCGGAAAAAGAGATGATTGCTCAAGCTGAAAAGCTAGGCGCTGACGCAATTGTAAACGTACGCTATTCTTCATCTTCCATTATGAGTGGCAGTTCAGAAGTGATGGTATATGGGACAGCAGTTATTTTAGCATAG
- a CDS encoding glycosyl hydrolase — protein sequence MKRKFRKKLSIVLVFIMIFSLLPTSYTANEETRVLKMSNPDASKYTKELFAYLQDVGSDNVLFGQQHATDEGLTIKVENGDSNFVGSTQSEVKNAVGDYPAVFGWDTNSLDGRERPGNPISGEPLTQEQRTQNLAKSMITAHELGGIITLSMHPDNFVTGEYYGDTDGNVVKTILPGGVHHDDYNEWLDNIVDLSHLVVDEDGHHIPIIFRPFHEQNGSWFWWGASTTTPEQYKAIFRYTVEYLREHGANNFLIGFSPNGASAGDLEQYLETYPGDDYVDILGIDRYDTKSNAGSQEWLTAVAKDLAMISKEAEDRGKISAFTEFGYSPTGMNEEGNNLQWWEDLLSAIMDNPDYPEAANIAFMSTWANFGFPNNMYVPYRDIHGDLGGDHELLPTFEEFYNDESTLFSEEVKGQIYHSGKTLETAEHDSKMYTLSPTDGDTITENKVTLLTRVVNDDDATVTYSVDGSEEVEMELAGRYYTADWIPNALQNGGTANITIRHYDGNNNEVSKEVIRTYLRVPEILVEEITFDDSIEGALNKGTWPEVGVEFELSHEKLGGDGKLALSVSGMPEDEWWQELKIGFEDLSHVNFDVVNQVKFDVLLPETVADGAILSTVLAADGNTKYGEGTTERNVTDLEIIEIDGVEYKLYETTINLEESITEGTELGIIGKQLDFSNKLYLDNVRFLNAYLEAPTDPLLVDDFEGYLGDNDLLNRNYSNPGDRILISLSSEHKHSGEYGLQYDWTIGSSGYAGRQTSLGPVDWSGTNAFQFWLKHDDLPDNSLTVQIQMGGVSFEASTDLDESFEGIVTIPFVDFAPAHWEGNQTAIIDKPRLERVSQFALYMGGNEGSGTLYFDDLRAVYDEDAPPVPEREDAGEIEPIIYDFESDLDGWGTNMSLIKDGNLVHPVGLGEGNKTEIAKTSGYDLSGHNYIVATVKHDEEGTFGDDPLNAKLFIKTGSAWTWADSGDFSLNSDKYVEIVFDISDNAARENVQEIGLEFTAPAGSDGTSNAYIESIKILTALEELPDTEDPGETDEVQELKDLISDLKERIKELENNTDVEDFDKRVQELTNELNHLKAKYNDMEKLVPVIEQRLNELTHALNELREYISSESDEEKEKEKTNKNSNGESKEGTKEEAKDKSKDGDALPDTATNMFNYFLLGLVLLMIGGMTFVFSRKNRMIE from the coding sequence ATGAAAAGGAAATTTAGAAAGAAACTATCGATTGTCTTAGTTTTTATTATGATTTTCTCTCTATTACCAACGAGTTATACTGCAAATGAAGAAACAAGGGTGCTAAAGATGTCTAACCCTGATGCTTCAAAGTATACGAAAGAGCTTTTTGCATATTTACAAGATGTTGGAAGTGACAATGTCCTATTTGGGCAACAGCACGCAACAGATGAAGGGTTAACTATAAAAGTGGAGAATGGAGATTCTAATTTTGTTGGTTCAACACAGTCTGAAGTGAAAAATGCTGTTGGTGATTATCCAGCTGTTTTTGGTTGGGATACAAACAGTCTTGATGGTAGAGAAAGACCTGGGAATCCGATAAGTGGTGAACCACTAACGCAAGAACAAAGAACGCAAAATTTAGCTAAATCAATGATTACAGCTCATGAGTTAGGTGGAATCATAACGTTAAGTATGCACCCTGATAACTTCGTTACAGGTGAATATTACGGCGACACAGATGGGAATGTTGTTAAAACAATTTTGCCGGGTGGAGTACATCATGATGATTATAATGAGTGGTTAGATAACATTGTAGATTTATCTCATTTAGTTGTAGATGAGGATGGGCACCATATTCCAATCATTTTTCGTCCTTTCCATGAACAAAATGGTTCTTGGTTTTGGTGGGGAGCAAGTACGACTACTCCTGAACAATATAAAGCTATTTTTCGGTATACTGTTGAATATTTAAGAGAGCATGGGGCGAATAACTTCTTAATTGGTTTTTCACCAAATGGTGCCTCTGCTGGTGATTTAGAGCAATATCTAGAAACATATCCTGGTGATGATTATGTAGATATATTAGGAATCGATAGATATGATACTAAATCGAATGCGGGTTCTCAAGAATGGTTGACTGCGGTCGCAAAAGACTTAGCAATGATCTCAAAAGAAGCGGAGGATAGAGGGAAGATCTCTGCTTTCACTGAATTTGGTTATAGTCCTACAGGAATGAATGAAGAAGGTAATAACCTTCAGTGGTGGGAAGATTTACTTTCTGCAATTATGGATAACCCAGATTATCCAGAAGCAGCAAACATTGCTTTCATGTCGACATGGGCAAACTTCGGTTTTCCTAACAATATGTATGTCCCATACAGGGATATTCATGGTGACTTAGGTGGAGATCACGAACTCCTTCCAACATTTGAGGAATTTTATAACGACGAAAGTACGCTATTTTCAGAAGAAGTAAAAGGTCAAATCTATCATTCTGGTAAAACACTCGAAACTGCTGAGCATGATAGTAAAATGTATACGTTATCACCGACGGACGGTGATACAATTACAGAAAACAAAGTGACGCTTTTGACAAGAGTGGTTAATGACGATGATGCTACTGTAACTTATAGTGTCGACGGTTCTGAAGAAGTAGAAATGGAGCTAGCAGGGAGATATTATACTGCTGACTGGATTCCAAATGCATTACAAAACGGTGGTACTGCAAATATAACAATACGTCACTATGACGGGAACAATAATGAGGTAAGTAAAGAGGTCATCCGAACTTATTTGAGAGTTCCAGAGATCTTAGTAGAAGAAATTACGTTTGATGATAGTATTGAAGGTGCTCTTAATAAAGGGACATGGCCAGAAGTGGGAGTTGAATTTGAACTTTCTCATGAAAAGCTTGGTGGAGATGGGAAACTTGCACTCTCTGTTTCAGGTATGCCTGAGGATGAATGGTGGCAAGAATTAAAGATAGGATTTGAGGATTTATCCCACGTTAATTTTGACGTAGTAAACCAAGTTAAATTTGATGTATTACTTCCAGAAACTGTTGCCGATGGTGCGATACTAAGTACAGTATTAGCAGCTGATGGCAATACAAAATATGGAGAAGGAACAACAGAGAGGAATGTAACAGATCTTGAAATAATAGAAATTGATGGTGTTGAATATAAACTATACGAAACTACTATTAACTTAGAGGAAAGTATAACAGAAGGCACCGAGTTAGGGATTATTGGTAAACAACTTGATTTTTCAAACAAGTTGTATTTAGATAATGTTCGCTTTCTTAATGCATACTTAGAGGCGCCTACTGATCCTTTACTAGTCGATGATTTTGAAGGTTACCTTGGAGATAACGATTTATTAAATCGTAACTATTCAAATCCTGGAGATCGTATTTTAATATCACTCTCTTCGGAGCATAAGCATAGTGGAGAATATGGTCTTCAATATGACTGGACAATCGGAAGTTCTGGTTATGCCGGAAGACAAACTTCGTTAGGTCCAGTAGATTGGTCAGGGACAAATGCCTTCCAATTCTGGTTAAAGCATGATGACCTCCCAGACAATAGTTTAACGGTACAAATTCAAATGGGTGGAGTAAGCTTCGAAGCAAGTACAGACCTTGATGAAAGCTTTGAAGGAATTGTAACAATTCCTTTCGTTGACTTTGCGCCAGCTCATTGGGAAGGAAATCAAACAGCGATTATTGACAAGCCTAGACTAGAGCGAGTGAGTCAATTTGCTCTTTACATGGGTGGTAATGAAGGAAGTGGTACCCTATACTTCGATGATCTGAGAGCTGTTTATGATGAAGATGCACCACCTGTGCCAGAAAGAGAAGATGCTGGTGAAATAGAACCGATCATTTATGATTTCGAATCAGATCTTGATGGTTGGGGCACTAACATGAGCTTAATTAAAGACGGAAACTTAGTCCACCCTGTAGGTTTAGGTGAAGGTAACAAAACAGAAATCGCTAAAACTTCAGGATACGATTTAAGTGGGCACAACTACATTGTAGCAACTGTCAAACATGATGAAGAAGGGACATTTGGTGATGATCCACTAAACGCTAAATTGTTTATTAAAACAGGGAGCGCATGGACGTGGGCTGATTCAGGAGATTTTAGTTTAAATTCTGATAAATATGTTGAGATTGTATTCGACATTTCAGACAATGCTGCGAGAGAAAATGTACAAGAAATTGGTCTTGAATTTACTGCTCCTGCTGGGTCTGATGGAACAAGTAATGCGTACATTGAATCGATTAAAATTTTAACAGCTTTGGAAGAATTACCTGACACTGAAGACCCGGGTGAAACGGATGAAGTGCAAGAATTAAAAGATCTAATTTCTGATTTGAAAGAAAGAATAAAAGAGCTTGAAAATAACACCGATGTAGAAGATTTTGATAAACGTGTTCAAGAGCTCACTAATGAACTTAACCATCTAAAAGCTAAATATAATGATATGGAAAAGCTTGTTCCGGTAATTGAACAACGACTTAATGAGTTGACACATGCACTGAATGAATTAAGAGAGTACATTTCTTCTGAATCAGATGAAGAAAAGGAAAAAGAAAAAACTAATAAAAATTCTAATGGTGAATCTAAAGAAGGAACTAAAGAGGAAGCTAAAGATAAATCTAAAGATGGAGATGCACTACCTGACACCGCCACTAATATGTTTAATTATTTCCTATTAGGGTTAGTATTATTAATGATTGGTGGGATGACTTTCGTTTTTTCGAGAAAAAATAGGATGATCGAGTAA